Below is a genomic region from Desulfobacter sp..
GCCGGCATCATATCAGGCTGTGTTGTTCATGTCCTGTGTGCCGCCTTTGGGTTATCCATGATTTTAACCACATCTGCTGCGGCATTTAACCTGGTCAAGTGGGCCGGGGCATTTTACCTGATCTTGCTTGGGATCAAAACCCTGCGAGACAAATCCAGCCAATTTGACACCCATGGCAGCAGAGGGATTTCCAAAGATCTTGTTTCAATTTACCGGCAGGGGGTTATTACCAATGTGCTCAACCCCAAGGTAGTCCTTTTCTTTCTCTCGTTTCTGCCCCAATTTATTACTCCGGAAAAGGTCACAGGTCCCCTGCCCTTTCTGGTTCTCGGGGGTACCTTTCTTATCACAGGCTCCCTTTGGTTTCTCTTTCTTGCAGGGACAGCAAGTCTTATGACCCAGACCCTGAGAGACAACAAACAAATCGGATTGATTCTACAAAAAATATCCGGTATTATTTTTATCGGATTCGGTGTAAAGCTTGCCTTTAGCTCCAAATAAAAATTGATGGTTGCAAATTAAAAACTCTAAATCAGCATGAACCTTATTTTAGGAATACCTGATGATATCCACCCGCACCAAACTGATCGTTTGCCTGAGCATTATTTTGCTGTCCGGATTTTTTTTGACCAATTATTTTTCGTATACGGCATCCAAAAAATCGGTCAGAACCGGAATTATTAAAAACAGTCTGCCCCTGTCCCGGGACAACATCTATTCGGAAATACAGCGAGATCTGACCCGGCCCATTTTTGTATCCTCTCTCATGTCCAATGACACCTTTTTAAAAGACTGGGTCCTCAAAGGGGAAAAAAAATTGAGTTGATTCAAAAATACCTTGAAGAAATTCGTGACAAGTATGGATTTTTCAGTTCTTTTTTTGTTTCAGACATCAGTTTGAATTATTACCATTTTAATGGGATTTTAAAAAAAATATCCACTGATGACGACCATGATGTCTGGTATTATCAATTCAAGGACAAACAAAAAGACCATGACCTTGTTGTGGATACCAATGAAGCCGAACAAAATCATTTGACCATATTTATCAACCATCGCCTCATAGGATATGAAGGCCAATTTTTGGGGGTGGTGGGTGTAGGCCTTGATTTTAACCGGGTGGCCACCCTGCTTGAAGAGTATCGAAAAAAATACAATCGAAATATTTATATGGTAGATCCTGCCGGAATGATCATGGTGCACAAGGATAAATCAAAAATAAATACATTATCCATTCACCAGGTTCCGGGATTAAAAAAAGTGGCGCCCAAGATACTGAACACCTATGATAAGCCTGCTTTTTTTGAATATGATAAAGAAAATCAGCACATCCTTTTGACCACCCGGTTCGTCCGGGAACTGGGCTGGTTTCTCATGGTTGAACAGGATGAAACCCAGGCCTTGTCGCCCATTAAGGCAGCCTTGTATCAAAACCTTGGCTTCAGCATTGCCACCACCTTGCTCACCATAGCTTTTGTCTTTCTGGTGATTAATTTTTTCCAAAAAAGACTGGAGGCCATGGCCATTACAGATCCTTTGACCCGGGCCTTTAACCGGAATGAATTTGAGCAACGGTTCAAATATATGACTGAGATGAACCGGCGCACCCGGGAAAATATCTGTATTGTTCTTTTTGACCTTGACCACTTAAAAGCGGTAAATGATACCCTGGGTCATCTCATGGGTGACCAGGTGATCAAAAAAGTGGCCCAAATCGCTTCCAAGACCATCCGGGATCAGGACATGCTTGTCAGATGGGGGGGGGATGAATTTGTGCTTTTAATTAAAAACAATCTTGAGATTTCATGCCGGGTGGCAGAACGGCTGCGTCAAGCGGTTGAATCCCATGATTTTTATGCATCAGTGAATGCCAAAAAATTGCCTGAGAAGGTAACCATCAGCTGCGGCATTGCCAAATACCAAACTGGCCAAAGCCTGGATGATATATTGCACAGGGCCGACAGGGCCATGTACCGAGGAAAAGAAAAAAACCGTAATGTCGTTGTTGTGGACAAGGACTAAAAATATGCAGGACCTTATCATTTCTCCCTATACCCAGAAAGACCATGACCCGGTCATTTTTCTTTGGGACCAATGTCATCTTATTGTTCCCTGGAATGATCCAAACAAGGATATTCAACGCAAGTTGCAAGAATGCCCGGACCAGTTTTTTTTGGCCCGGCAACATGACCTGGTAATCGGTTCATGCATGGCAGGCTATGATGGTCACAGGGGATGGTTTTACTATCTTGGGGTATTGCCAAAATTCCGGCATCAAGGGGTGGCAGGTCAA
It encodes:
- a CDS encoding GGDEF domain-containing protein; translated protein: MIQKYLEEIRDKYGFFSSFFVSDISLNYYHFNGILKKISTDDDHDVWYYQFKDKQKDHDLVVDTNEAEQNHLTIFINHRLIGYEGQFLGVVGVGLDFNRVATLLEEYRKKYNRNIYMVDPAGMIMVHKDKSKINTLSIHQVPGLKKVAPKILNTYDKPAFFEYDKENQHILLTTRFVRELGWFLMVEQDETQALSPIKAALYQNLGFSIATTLLTIAFVFLVINFFQKRLEAMAITDPLTRAFNRNEFEQRFKYMTEMNRRTRENICIVLFDLDHLKAVNDTLGHLMGDQVIKKVAQIASKTIRDQDMLVRWGGDEFVLLIKNNLEISCRVAERLRQAVESHDFYASVNAKKLPEKVTISCGIAKYQTGQSLDDILHRADRAMYRGKEKNRNVVVVDKD
- a CDS encoding GNAT family acetyltransferase, with product MQDLIISPYTQKDHDPVIFLWDQCHLIVPWNDPNKDIQRKLQECPDQFFLARQHDLVIGSCMAGYDGHRGWFYYLGVLPKFRHQGVAGQLIAHGETLLTRLGCSKINLMVRQSNTEVIQFYKKNGYGQDPVMVMNKRLESDIKIQVSPPPL